GTTAATTGCGGATTTGGATACAAATTAAAACTATTTATCTGTGTTCCCTGCGAGCTTTTATTCTGCAAATTAACTCTTAATGTCTTCTTTAGGGGAGAAGTGAAAAACTCGTTTTACCCTTAAAGATGAAAGAACCTGCAAGAGTTAGCCAAACATAGTTTATGACACTACAAAGCTTTGGTGTGATTGGTTTAGCCGTTATGGGCGAGAATATCGCTCTGAACGTAGAGCGTAATGGCTTCCCAATTGCAGTTTATAATCGTTCCAGAGAAAAAACCGATGCCTTCATGGCACAGCGTGCTGGCGGACGCAACGTTAAAGCTGCTTTCACCCTGGAAGAGTTTGTTGCTGCACTAGAACGTCCCCGCAAAATTCTAGTGATGGTGCAAGCTGGTAAACCAGTGGATGCAGTTATCCAACAGCTAAAACCCCTGCTAGATGAAGGCGATATCATCATCGACGGTGGCAACTCTTGGTTTGAAGATACCCAAAGACGGACTCAAGAACTAGAACCAGCAGGCTTACGCTTCCTGGGCATGGGTGTCAGTGGTGGTGAAGAAGGCGCTCTCAACGGCCCTTCACTGATGCCTGGCGGTACACAAAGTTCTTACGAGTATCTGTCACCCATTTTCAACAAGATTGCTGCTCAAGTCGATGACGGCCCTTGTGTTACCTACGTTGGCCCTGGTGGTTCTGGTCACTACGTGAAGATGGTACACAACGGCATTGAGTATGGCGATATGCAGTTGATTGCTGAAGCCTACGACTTGCTCAGAAATGCTGGTGGACTGAGTGCAAAAGAACTACATGAAGTATTTGCTGAATGGAATACTACCGACGAACTCAATTCTTTCTTGATTGAGATTACAGCGAATATCTTCCCCTACGTAGACCCAGACACTAAGCAACCCTTGGTAGACTTGATTGTTGACGCAGCAGGTCAAAAGGGTACTGGACGCTGGACTGTACAAACTGCTTTGGAATTGGGCGTTTCTATCCCCACCATTACCGCAGCCGTAAATGCTCGGATTATCTCTTCAATTCGAGATGAGCGGATAGCAGCATCTAAGCAGCTAACAGGCCCCAGTGGCAAGTATGATGGCTCTACCAAAGAGTTTATCAACAAAGTCCGGGATGCACTTTACTGCTCTAAGATTTGTTCTTACGCTCAAGGTATGGCGCTGCTATCCACAGCTTCTACCACATTTAATTGGAATTTGAATCTGAGTGAGTTGGCGCGGATTTGGAAAGGTGGCTGTATTATTCGCGCTGGCTTCTTGAATAAGATTAAGAAGGCATTTAACGAAAATCCCGCATTACCCAACCTGCTACTTGCTCCTGAATTTAAACAAACAATTCTCGACAGACAAACAGCTTGGCGGGAAGTCATTATTACAGCTGCTAAACTCGGTATCCCTGTACCTGCGTTTAGCGCCTCCTTAGATTATTTTGACAGCTATCGCCGCGATCGCCTACCCCAAAACCTCACTCAGGCACAACGCGACTACTTCGGCGCTCACACCTACCTGCGTACCGATAAAGCTGGCACATTCCACACCGAATGGGTTCCCATCACTGAAGCTAAAAAGTAAGCTTATCGTTTCCTGATTTCTCAACTTATTTTTTGGTGACTCTATATATTTAGGGTCACTTTTTTATTAATTTAGTAGATAATCAGCAGTTAAATATTGAGGCTCAAGTTGATTCTCTCTAGGAAGATAGATAGCAATTGGAATCCCTATATTATGTAAGTAACGACACATAACTGGTCCAACTTCAGACCAATTTAAGTTACCTAAACCGCAACCCAAAGCTGGCATTGCTAAAGATTGAATACCAAGTTCATGATAATTTTTCCTTACCCAGTCTAAACCGCCTTCAATGTCATCTAAACGGGAATTTTCTCGCCATTGTCTTTTCGTAGCAAATAACAAAAACCACTTTACAGCATTGGAACTTACAAGAGGGAGACTTAAATCAGCTAGTTCTTGGTCTAAGGAAGCCTCGCGTTTATAAAGATAGGGTTTTGTCGCAGTAAGTTGTTTATTTCGGCAAGCATCTTGATAAACTACATATACATCAGGAAACTGATATTTTGCCCGTGATGCTAATCCTTTACCCATTACGCCTTGAAGATTGACACTAATTGTTAAAGTTTGCATCTTGGAAAAGAACATATCCCCATCGATTAAGGAAATATTATTGCCAATCTTGGCAGCAGATATGGGTTGAAAGAACATATTGGGTTCAGGAATCACTGGTACTCTAGCTGAACCTATAAGTTTTTCTACCTGCTCTTTAGCTTTATAATCTGCTACAAAAATAGAATGAATTAGCTCTGGGCTAATCATTTCTGGCACTAAGCATTCAGCCATGATTTTGCGTTTTGAACCATCAAGCTCATTCCACCATTCATTTTGAATAATTTTCCATTGTTTCTTGAGTAGTTCTACACCTTCTTTAATAGGAAAGAATTGCGTTGGATCATTGGCAGCATTTCCATCTGTAATTAGTCCGCCTGCTGCTGTTAACACATCCGGTTTAACTCCAATAACTGCAATATCCCTTCTGTCTTTTTCATGAACTACCCGATACATCATGGGGTTACGCGGCTGGAAGTATAAATTAGCATACTCCCATAAACTACTCCTTGCAGGTGTAGCTTTATCTTTCCGTTTACTGACAATGCTACTGTCGTAAATTGGTGTGTATGAAACTGTTAATTCTTCAACTTTTTTGTGGGATAAAATTCCTCTTTGTAGTATTGAAGGTAAATTTTCAATGTGTGTGATGTAGTAGAGACTTTTAATATCTGATTTTGTCATTGAGTTTATACGTTATTATTACCAAGATATTTAGCTTTTAATTCCTCTAACTCTTTATCAATTTCACTTTTCTTGGTTGGGGTATTAGTTGTAGGCTGTGGTTGTATGTTTTGTGGTTTTGGTTTTCCTCCAACTAAAAATTGAGTTTTTAATTCTTCTAGTTCCAAATCTATCTGACTCTGGGTTTTAGCCATAGGTGCTGGTGGTGGTGCTGGATGATTTACCTTAGCTGGTGGATTTGGTACAGGAGAATGTTGATTTAAGTCTTTGAGAACTTCATCTACCGTTTGATAGCGTCTAGCAGGAATACTTTCTAACATTTTGTTGAGTACCTGCTGTAAATTATTGCTAACTGGCGTGGTTACATATTGCTGCCAAATCCAAGTATCGTTATTAGTGTCGTAGGAATCGAAAGGCGATCGCCCAGTTAATAAATTAATACAAGTTGCCCCTAAACTATAAATATCACTGGCAAATAAAGCTCTACCTCTCATCTGTTCTGGAGCCACATATTCTGGTGTACCGATACTTGTACCAGTGTGACTTAAGGCTGTACCAGTGGCAGATTTGGAAGCACCAAAATCTACTAAAACTAATTTGCGATCGCTACTACGTAAAATAATATTTTCTGGCTTAATATCTCGGTGAATTACTTGTCTGGCATGACAAAATTGCAGAACAGGCAGTAAATCATGAAGTAACTGCCGAATCTGTGTTTCACTGAAAGCACCTTGATGTGCTAGTTCCTGGGCTAAATTTAACCCATCGATAAATTCTTGGACTAAATACTGGCGATCGTCTTGGGTAAAATAGGCTAAGAGTTCGGGTATCTGTAGATGTTTACCCAATTCATCAAGCTGCACAGCTTCTTGGTTAAATAACTCCACCGCCTTTTGGACTGTATTAGTACCTTGGGCTTGGGGGTAAAATTGCTTAATGACACAGCGAGGTTTAGACGGTTTATCCTCATCTACAGCCAAAAAAGTTCTCCCAAAACCACCTTGTCCAATAGGTTTAACGGCGCGGTAACGTTCTTTGAGGTGTAGCTTAGAACCGCAACTCAGGCAAAACTTAACATCATCAGAGTTTTCGGGTTTTGGACAACGGGGGTTAAGACAGTAACTCATTGGCAGGATGGCGTTTTTGTTCGCTCTTACTGTCTTTATTTTGCCCTGTACTAGCCAAGAGTGGTCATGTTTGCCAATTATCTATTTGAATACAGAAGGCATTACAGGTTGGTAATGATTGTTTACATAGTAAACGTTACCCATAATCTAAGTAAAGTTCTGTAAAACAGTAACAATTGTTGCTAATAGAACCTATTACTTGCGCTAGGATATCTGCACTAAGTTTGATAATCAACTCATAACTTAGCTTTAACCTAAATTAAATAATTACATCTTCACTCTTGAGAAAAACTTGATAATAGTTACAACGAGAAATGACGAATTTTAATGGGTTTCAAAAACTGATAGCAATTGCCAATGAATATGGAATTATTTGCTATGCAACTCCAGAGGAGTGCTTGGTTGCATCTTTACCCGGATATGATGATTTTTTATTAGCTTTTAGTTGGTCTGGTGCTTTTGAGGGAGAACCACCAGAGCATGAACTGATAGCGATTAGTATACAGGATATTACTAAAGAAGTAACTGTTGCTGCTTGGCAAATTCCTACTTATCTGTTTGGTAATGTTTTAAGACAGGCACAGATGCTTGTTACTGCTCACCAAGATTTTATTCTAAGAACAAATAATTCATAGTTAAAAGCTATACATATCATTTTCAGTCTTTACTATTACTTTGGTTGGTATACCTCCGAAGATAGATACTATTTACTGTTAAAAAGTTTACCTTTATGAAGAACTGTAAAGGGATAAATTAAAAAATATGGCAGACATTGTTGATACTGCTGTGAGTGCTGGCTCATTCAATACTCTAGTTGCTGCTGTTGAAGCTGCTGGACTAGTAGATACTCTAAAAAGCCCCGGCCCTTTTACCGTTTTTGCACCAACTGATGAAGCATTTGCAAAGCTTCCAGAAGGTACAGTAGAAGCGTTGCTCAAGGATATTCCCAAGCTTAAGAAAATCCTGACCTATCATGTAGTTTCAGGTAAAGTATTGGCATCTGACGTAGTAAAGCTGAAGTCAGCTAACACTGTTGAAGGTTCTGGTGTAAAAATTGATGCTTCAAATGGTGTTAAAATCAATGATGCCAATGTTGTAACCCCAGATGTTGCAGCTGATAACGGAGTTATTCACGTTATTGATACAGTATTGATTCCTGCATAAGTTAGGTCTTAGTATCTAAATTTATAGTTGCAGGAGAGAGGCCGTAGCCAATCTCTCTCCTGCAACTTTTTAGGTGTAATTTAAAGCATAGAAAATTTATAACTTTGCGTAAGCCCTTATCTAGTCTTGAGTTGAAATATCAATAGAGCCAATGT
Above is a genomic segment from Nostoc sp. MS1 containing:
- the gndA gene encoding NADP-dependent phosphogluconate dehydrogenase → MTLQSFGVIGLAVMGENIALNVERNGFPIAVYNRSREKTDAFMAQRAGGRNVKAAFTLEEFVAALERPRKILVMVQAGKPVDAVIQQLKPLLDEGDIIIDGGNSWFEDTQRRTQELEPAGLRFLGMGVSGGEEGALNGPSLMPGGTQSSYEYLSPIFNKIAAQVDDGPCVTYVGPGGSGHYVKMVHNGIEYGDMQLIAEAYDLLRNAGGLSAKELHEVFAEWNTTDELNSFLIEITANIFPYVDPDTKQPLVDLIVDAAGQKGTGRWTVQTALELGVSIPTITAAVNARIISSIRDERIAASKQLTGPSGKYDGSTKEFINKVRDALYCSKICSYAQGMALLSTASTTFNWNLNLSELARIWKGGCIIRAGFLNKIKKAFNENPALPNLLLAPEFKQTILDRQTAWREVIITAAKLGIPVPAFSASLDYFDSYRRDRLPQNLTQAQRDYFGAHTYLRTDKAGTFHTEWVPITEAKK
- a CDS encoding DarT ssDNA thymidine ADP-ribosyltransferase family protein — encoded protein: MTKSDIKSLYYITHIENLPSILQRGILSHKKVEELTVSYTPIYDSSIVSKRKDKATPARSSLWEYANLYFQPRNPMMYRVVHEKDRRDIAVIGVKPDVLTAAGGLITDGNAANDPTQFFPIKEGVELLKKQWKIIQNEWWNELDGSKRKIMAECLVPEMISPELIHSIFVADYKAKEQVEKLIGSARVPVIPEPNMFFQPISAAKIGNNISLIDGDMFFSKMQTLTISVNLQGVMGKGLASRAKYQFPDVYVVYQDACRNKQLTATKPYLYKREASLDQELADLSLPLVSSNAVKWFLLFATKRQWRENSRLDDIEGGLDWVRKNYHELGIQSLAMPALGCGLGNLNWSEVGPVMCRYLHNIGIPIAIYLPRENQLEPQYLTADYLLN
- a CDS encoding fasciclin domain-containing protein yields the protein MADIVDTAVSAGSFNTLVAAVEAAGLVDTLKSPGPFTVFAPTDEAFAKLPEGTVEALLKDIPKLKKILTYHVVSGKVLASDVVKLKSANTVEGSGVKIDASNGVKINDANVVTPDVAADNGVIHVIDTVLIPA
- a CDS encoding serine/threonine-protein kinase, whose amino-acid sequence is MSYCLNPRCPKPENSDDVKFCLSCGSKLHLKERYRAVKPIGQGGFGRTFLAVDEDKPSKPRCVIKQFYPQAQGTNTVQKAVELFNQEAVQLDELGKHLQIPELLAYFTQDDRQYLVQEFIDGLNLAQELAHQGAFSETQIRQLLHDLLPVLQFCHARQVIHRDIKPENIILRSSDRKLVLVDFGASKSATGTALSHTGTSIGTPEYVAPEQMRGRALFASDIYSLGATCINLLTGRSPFDSYDTNNDTWIWQQYVTTPVSNNLQQVLNKMLESIPARRYQTVDEVLKDLNQHSPVPNPPAKVNHPAPPPAPMAKTQSQIDLELEELKTQFLVGGKPKPQNIQPQPTTNTPTKKSEIDKELEELKAKYLGNNNV